CCTCACCATTTCTATAATTTAGGCTATAAAAATTTGATTTCAAACAAGTAAAGTGGTCCTTGGAATCAATCCACTAATTTGATCTATTTTCTTAATTTAAGACAAAGGGCATATTACAAGCATATTCATCCTCATACAATAGACTATGAGAATCAATGAATACTAACAAAGAACCAtatacaatatcaaatcaaaaatcattGACATGGACAAACCTGATGGGGAGTATGAGGGTTTCAGAAAGGTTTATTTTTCACTCCAACCAATCCATTAACATGGTGGAACCGGCCTGATCACTGCAttcaccattctatttcacttaCGTGCAGTGAAACGGAATGAACGCAGCAATCAGGGTGGTTCCACCAGGTTACCAATCCGTTGCATTAATGTAAAATCTGTTCTGGGTTTATCCCCATGGTCTTGTAGATCTCTTTCAGGAGTAGTAGGGCTGTATCTTCAGACTCCCTGGGGAAAAGAAAAGGGACAAATAAATCAATGTCTGCACACGGGATTATTTTTCAAACAGAATACCTCAACTCAAAATAGATCAGCTGTGTAGAGAAGACAAATGTTATCCAAGCCTTGGAGCAGGTCTTAAGCCTCAGGTTCAAAACTCTAATCAAGCAGTAGACACAAAATGGGAGGTAAAGCTGTTATAACATGACAACGTTTTCATCAAACAGCAGCTTttaacaaccacacacaagtatGACCTCATGTGGAGTACCCAAGGGCCAGAATGAGATGATTGGCCGATCCAGCCATGAAATGTATTCAACAGTGCACGTTGATCAACATCTCTGTTTCCACCTTAATATAAAAAGAGCCAGAGTAAGCAGCAGAGCGGATTTTCATACCAGTAGCACAGGTGACTCTGCAGGGCGAAGAGGTACTCGTTGAAGCTCTCGATGGGCTTCTCCTGTAGGACGTAGTCGATGCGGTTCCCCCCGTTCAGCATGCCTATTATCACCTGGGGCTCTTCTTCTCTCAGCAGCTCAGGACTCTCCACTATCCTGTGTTCTGCGACTAACCAACGTTTTGACGTTTAAATAAAGTTGGTTTTTAAAGCCCTATCCAAATAAACCGAAAGAGCAATATTTCATGACTTATTTAAAATCACTCTTATACTCACCCTCACTGTGTGcatgcttctcctcctcctccttgatcTGATTGGCCACCATAGCGAGCTCGGCTGCCAGCTGGGCATTGGAGGTGTGAGCACGGGCAAAGTCGTTGAGGGTCTGCCAGGCACTCTTCAGGGAGCTGATGAAGCCGTGCTTCAGGTCTGAACCCATGCGGGAGAGACTCTCCTTCagctctgccacacacacaaaacaacccaTGATTGTAAACCTCACTGACATAAATTAAACATACTACACTTTGGAATCCTGGTCTTCCAGGACTGCTCTTTGTGTTCTGTTGGTGAGGTTTCACTCTGCCAAGATCTGAGTCATTGTATTTGATTTACGTCCTGTAATTAACCAGTGTTTCCACTCTGATTTTTCCCCAGCAGTGGTGGCaaggggtacggtagtaggtgccaggcgcaccggtttgtgtcaagaactgcaacgctgctgggtgtttctagctcaacagtttcctgtgtgtatcaagaatggtccaccaccctaaggacatccagccaagttgacaactgtgggacgcattggagtcaacatgggccagcatccctgtggaacgttttcgacatcttgtagagtccattccccaacgaattgaggctgttctgagggcaaactgGGGGGGTGCAACCCAATATTAGGAAatggttcttaatgttttgtacactctgtgatatatatatcattaaaaaatatattgtttttgcaGTGGTGGCCACCGCTGCTAAataaatataggggaaacactgttcaCTTCCTCGGAGACCAGGGTCTGATTAGTCATTTTCAAAATGGGAAGAGACAGTGATGACAATGGTAGGGTTCACCTGGCGATGGTAATAAATAGAACACAAATCTGAAGATAAAATAGCCAGCGGTGAATCTATAGTTCCATACCGAGATGCAGCCTCTTCCTCCCTTTGTGATGTGGAATCAGAACAGGTTTCAAGTCCAGGTCTGGCAGGATCATGGGCTCAATCCTGTAAGCAACTGGGTCCAGCTAAAACAAACAGTTTGAGCAAACAGATATTTTAACATTTGGGGAAATTATTTATTACACCCTTCCATATCAAATCATGTATTTGCTACCCTGATCTACTTTAATTAAACACATTGGCATTAACCATGTCAcagttcaatcaaatgtatttataaagtcctttttacgTAAACAGTTGTCACAATGTGCTTTATAGCTGACAGTGGCAATCCTGTCACATTCAGTATGTCATCTGCATGCACACCCATACTCCGCTCAGAACACTTGTGAGGAAGATTGTCTAACCGGATGGTAAATGTTGAAGAACCCCTTGCAGGTGGGTAGCTGGTAGTTTTCCTCAATCTTCTCCAGCCCTCGCACTGTGAGGAACATCCCTATGGGAGATCCCAGGGCAAAGAAATTCACCGGTTCAAAGTCCAGAGTGTGGTACACCACCGACACCTATGGGGCAGAACACCAACACCAGACAGTGCTTTTACATGTGCCCCGATGAAAATGTATGCTTATGCATGACATTACAGAAAGGCTGTAGGCTAACGTCACTACTCCACACTAACGTCATGTTGTGGGGTCGGGATCCAATCAGATCAGCGGAAACCCGCGCTAGCTGACAAATGTATAGCTTTTCATTACTTTTGTTTAGGCGCGTCGGATGTGTAACTTGATCTCCACTtataaaaagcatctaaacaTTATCTCACATTACTTTGAGAGTAACATTTKGTTTTCAACAGGGGATATTTGTATAaatttgctgtctgtctctcctacaTTTGCTttggatctccagctgtcccatagtaatgaacgtgtcaggaggagacagaggggcaggcagcgtttctcagccagtcgaatcATGactcagctggcatcatttttatggatatacagtatacaaagaTGCCAATTGAAAAACGGTGAAaagaagtgcagctagtttgcagtctttccagcttcagtttgaagtgattgtgttagcggtgctgttggctagctcctctgaacaacagtgtcctgacgagtgagcacattttctatgccaggtgaaatcgcgcctcattagctcattgttatggatgtatccaaattaatgtcactagaaaacaacaGTCCAGTCTTCAAACGGCCGTAACACGGCTGCGACTCGGTGCATCCAACTGCAACGTCTGCGATCGGTAACACCAGGAGCCGCTTGAGGATTTGACCGCTCTGACGCAGTTACACCTTCGACACCGCCTAAACAAAAGCAACGAAGAGTTACGCGGGTTACgctgatctgattgaatcctgGCAGAGGTTTACCTGTCCAGTGCCAACTTTGAAGTAGTTGTAATCCACATGGACGGACGAGTAAGTCCCGCCAACAGGAAGCTTCGTGGTGCCGGGCCCTGGGAGGGACTCACTTAATTGGGCGGGGACGACCTCTTGACTGGCCACCTTCACTTCTGCTGCCTTCTTATCTTGTGCTGCCTGACGAAAAGAGTCCGAAGATAGAAGGCACACGAACACAGAAGATTATGTTCAGTTGACACAGTTTTAGCCAtcactgggttgtgttcagtacagCACACTGTAGTGAAACATTTTGGAATAGATCAAATGTTGTATTCTAAGTTCAGGTAGTACCGgcccatttcaaaacattttcttcCTGTTGAACACAACACTGGTGTCTGAAAGACAAAGACGATTAAATGCTCACCTGCTTAATTGCTCTTTCTTTGACAAATTTAGCAATTTTCTTCCTTGGCCCCAATGGAATGCCCATCTCTTTCAGGTCCTCAACTGTGCACATAAGCTAACAAAATATAGAAGAGAGGAAATTAATCAGTCAGACGTAATTTCACAGTGGGATTTGGACCATAGATTGTAATCACCAATTCTAGGAAATGGCCTAGAGAGGCATTGTAATACAATTGAATCATTTACTTTCCGTTTCTGGTAAATTTCACTCAAAAGTCAGTTATTTTCAGGCctcaaatgtgtgtttttttttacccaaggACATTTGTTTTGTAGATCCATATAGCTATACCCTTATAgccacaatacaaaataaatgttaaagaTGAGCACCGTAAAATTATCTTTTACATTCATTTGAGATATGAATAATTTAGGCATTAAGCTGGATCTGCACAACCAATGCTGTGGCATGTGGACTCACCTTGACTTTTGAGGTTTGTCAGATGTTTTAAGATGTTTATTTTGGAGTGTAATGTCTCTTTAATAGTGTCAtaagcaatgttccctctcatTTTTCCATCACTAAGCAAATTTCAGgcctgctgagtgcaaacttgaaagttgtgaaaattctggcgtgcgtttactgtgaacacggAGGCTGcacccgctttaagttagttttaacagtggtcaagtaggctactgtggctacttgatcataatgtaggcctaccagagtggcctaccataaactatggagaaaatgcatttcataacattttaacatggaaatagctgttctatcattcagcctacagtagcagccaatgtgtggtgttcaatgtaagcctacattccatgagacttgaaAAAAAAACCATGCagagcttgacattaacctgtttatccacttgtccttcagacaaggaggtgactgaaaatgctgttgtgttgtttgatgtaaGAAACcactttataaaataaaatgcatcattacTCCCATACcactattacagagaatcaggcaaattatgctaccctctgcctattggctacttagcttattcatgcccgtctcaaaatacaacactgcccttttaagacaaaaaaaaaagctctttacctgacctgcatttcaaagatgtacacgttttgtgctcttgtaggaagcaatcactccccaaTTGCTGACTACAattgatctataactgggctaataactcactaactaggaaaggatatgaacaaatgtgcacgtCGCTACACGTAGCTCTCGCTTTGCTCTAAAAACAAGTGCAACtaactcacgaccgctcatgctgtatacacagtcagtccagttcaaagtgaatggcacagatccatatgtggcaatggtctatttgcatatagccctactgcagctctgattggttattgcgcaccggtctgtgtagagtacgggcctgagttgtgcctgtcaatgcaatataatcctactccgatgcgttctgcctacaatctcttgcatagttagtttcgCATACTAAGTCTAGcatcgtttgttttgtttcggtatgttgcattgaaaatggctaatattgtgttgattcgatcacaattcccacagtaaagggaaacgttgatagtgtcaactaacggggaaaactctagaaaagTTGggtagtagcctagtggttagagcgttgggccagaaaccgaaaggttgctggatcgaatccccgagctgacaaggtaaaaatctgtcgttctgccctgagcaAGGCGCCGACGACGTTgagtcgatttaaggcagcccccttgcacctttctgattcagagggttggaTTAAAATGGAGGAATGCATTCAGTGTACAACTGAACTGTTTGTACAACTCCTCTTTCCTTCCCCTGAAGTTCAATCTCGGCTTCTCGTTGtcgctgatatttcttctgtgaACGAGCTTATGGGGACATTAGTATAAGAATTgaaagtaaaaatacattaacTATCCAGTATATGGTTTCATGACAAAGAAGAGGTTTTTAAAAAGATTCAGGTCAGTCTTCTCCTTCTAGAAGTGCATCTGGTACTCAACAGGCCAGAGTTCCAGGGGCAGAAAGATGGCAAACCCTCCCCTTCTCCTTAGGACTCCATCCCCTCAGCAGCAGGTGGAGTAGCAGCGAGCGGGTGAGCCAACTGCTTTAGGAGAAGAGGGAGGCGGCCTCCTTTGTTACATCCTCGGCGTCACCGACATAATGAAATGAACAAATGTGGATAGCTTGACCCATTACGCTGTTGTTGCCCTGAGGGTGGCTCCATTTCAGGGGACATGGTTTGC
The nucleotide sequence above comes from Salvelinus sp. IW2-2015 unplaced genomic scaffold, ASM291031v2 Un_scaffold8857, whole genome shotgun sequence. Encoded proteins:
- the LOC112079649 gene encoding SEC23-interacting protein-like, which produces MCTVEDLKEMGIPLGPRKKIAKFVKERAIKQAAQDKKAAEVKVASQEVVPAQLSESLPGPGTTKLPVGGTYSSVHVDYNYFKVGTGQVSVVYHTLDFEPVNFFALGSPIGMFLTVRGLEKIEENYQLPTCKGFFNIYHPLDPVAYRIEPMILPDLDLKPVLIPHHKGRKRLHLELKESLSRMGSDLKHGFISSLKSAWQTLNDFARAHTSNAQLAAELAMVANQIKEEEEKHAHSEVAEHRIVESPELLREEEPQVIIGMLNGGNRIDYVLQEKPIESFNEYLFALQSHLCYWESEDTALLLLKEIYKTMGINPEQILH